In Delphinus delphis chromosome 11, mDelDel1.2, whole genome shotgun sequence, one genomic interval encodes:
- the HDAC7 gene encoding histone deacetylase 7 isoform X3 → MVTRGAGHREAGCAPTHGTQVSPGAHCPSPPGTGCPRPCADTPGPQPQPMDLRVGQRPPVEPPPEPTLLALQHPQRLHHHLFLAGLQTQRSAETMRVKIELPTHAAASSSDPAPLPPFSLPRPSPPSPTPRPSLGGRPSPQLSMDTPLPELQVGQQEQELRQLLNKDKSKRSAVASSVVKQKLAEVILKKQQAALERTVHPNSPSVPYRTLEPLETEGAARSMLSSFLPPVPSLPSDPPEHFPLRKTVSEPNLKLRYKPKKSLERRKNPLLRKESAPPSLRRRPAETLGDSSPSSSSTPASGCSSPNDSEHGPNPVLGSEADGDRRTHATLGPRGPVLASPHAPLFLPHGLEPEAGGPLPSRLQPILLLDPSVSHAPLLTVPGLGPLPFHFAQSLLTTERPSGSGLHRPLSRTRSEPLPPSATAPPLLGPLQPRLERLKPHVQLIKRPAKPSEKPRLQQIPSAEDLETDGGGVGPLGDDGLEHRESSHGQHEARGPVPLQQHQQVYLWEQQRLAGRLPRGATGDSVLPPLAQGGHRPLSRAQSSPAAPASLPTPEPTSQARVLPSSETPARTLPFTTGLVYDSVMLKHQCSCGDNSRHPEHAGRIQSIWSRLLERGLRSQCESLRGRKASLEELQSVHSERHVLLYGTNPLSRLKLDNGKLAGLLAQRMFVMLPCGGVGVDTDTIWNELHSSNAARWAAGSVTDLAFKVASRELKNGFAVVRPPGHHADHSTAMGFCFFNSVAIACRQLQQQGKASKILIVDWDVHHGNGTQQTFYQDPSVLYISLHRHDDGNFFPGSGAVDEVGAGSGEGFNVNVAWAGGLDPPVGDPEYLAAFRIVVMPIAREFSPDLVLVSAGFDAAEGHPPPLGGYHVSAKCFGYMTQQLMSLAGGAVVLALEGGHDLTAICDASEACVAALLGNKVDPLSEEGWKQKPNLNAIRSLEAVIRVHSEYWGCMQRLASCPDSWVPRVPGADAEVEAVTALASLSVGILTEERTSEQLVEEEEPMNL, encoded by the exons ATGGTTACCAGGGGAGCTGGGCACAGAGAAGCTGGCTGTGCTCCCACGC ATGGGACCCAGGTGAGCCCGGGTGCCCACTGCCCCAGTCCCCCTGGCACAG gctgccccaggccctgcGCAGACACGCCAggccctcagccccagcccaTGGACCTGCGGGTGGGCCAGCGGCCCCCGGTGGAGCCCCCGCCGGAGCCCACGCTGCTGGCCCTGCAGCACCCCCAGCGCCTGCACCACCACCTcttcctggctggcctgcagacCCAGCGCTCGGCGGAGACCATGAGGGTAAAGATAGAGCTCCCCACGCACGCAGCGGCCTCAAGCTCAGACccggcacccctccctcccttcagccTCCCCAGACCCTCGCCTCCGTCTCCAACTCCTCGCCCCTCCCTGGGCGGCCGGCCCTCCCCACAGCTCTCAATGGACACGCCGTTGCCCGAGTTGCAGGTGGGGCAGCAGGAGCAGGAGCTGCGGCAGCTTCTCAATAAGGACAAGAGCAAGCGCA GTGCCGTAGCCAGCAGTGTGGTCAAGCAGAAGCTGGCAGAGGTGATTCTGAAGAAACAGCAGGCAGCCTTAGAGAGGACGGTCCATCCCAATAGCCCCAGCGTTCCCTACAG AACTCTTGAGCCCTTGGAGACGGAAGGAGCTGCCCGTTCCATGCTCAGCAGCTTCCTGCCTCCTGTACCCAGCCTGCCCAGCGACCCCCCAGAACACTTCCCTCTGCGTAAGACAG TCTCTGAGCCCAACCTGAAGCTGCGCTACAAGCCCAAAAAGTCCCTGGAGCGGAGGAAGAACCCGCTGCTGCGGAAGGAGAGCGCCCCGCCCAGCCTCCGGCGGCGGCCGGCAGAGACCCTCGGCG ACTCCTCCCCCAGTAGTAGCAGCACGCCGGCGTCAGGGTGCAGCTCCCCCAATGACAGCGAGCACGGCCCCAACCCGGTCCTGGGCTCCGAG GCTGATGGTGACCGCAGGACCCATGCGACTCTGGGCCCTCGGGGACCAGTCCTGGCGAGTCCCCATGCTCCCCTCTTCCTGCCCCATGGCCTGGAGCCCGAGGCTGGAGGCCCCCTGCCCTCTCGCCTGCAACCCATTCTCCTCCTGGATCCTTCGGTCTCTCACGCCCCCCTGCTGACTG TGCCCGGGCTTGGGCCCCTGCCCTTCCACTTTGCCCAGTCCTTACTGACCACCGAGCGGCCCTCCGGGTCAGGCCTCCACCGGCCACTGAGCCGGACCCGCTCAGAGCCCCTGCCCCCAAGCGCCACTGCCCCCCCACTGCTGGGCCCCCTGCAGCCCCGCCTGGAGCGGCTCAAACCTCATGTCCAGCTGATCAAG aggccagCCAAGCCGAGTGAGAAGCCGCGACTGCAGCAGATACCCTCGGCGGAGGACCTCGAGACAGATGGCGGGGGCGTGGGGCCGCTGGGGGATGACGGCCTGGAGCACAGGGAGTCCAGCCATGGGCAGCATGAGGCCCGAGGCCCTGTTCCTCTCCAGCAGCACCAGCAG GTGTACCTCTGGGAGCAGCAGCGACTGGCTGGGCGGCTCCCCCGGGGAGCCACTGGGGACTCCGTGCTGCCTCCCCTGGCCCAGGGCGGTCACCGGCCTCTGTCCAGGGCTCAGTCTTCCCCAGCCGCGCCTGCCTCCCTGCCAACCCCAGAGCCCACCAGCCAGGCCCGTGTCCTGCCCAGCTCAGAGACCCCTGCCCGGACCCTGCCCTTCACCACAG GGCTGGTCTATGACTCAGTAATGCTGAAGCACCAGTGCTCCTGCGGAGACAACAGCCGGCACCCGGAGCACGCGGGCCGCATCCAGAGCATCTGGTCCCGGCTGCTGGAGCGGGGGCTCCGGAGCCAGTGCGAG TCTCTACGGGGCCGGAAGGCCTCCCTGGAGGAGCTGCAGTCAGTGCACTCAGAGCGGCACGTGCTCCTCTACGGCACCAACCCGCTCAGCCGCCTCAAACTGGACAATGGGAAGCTGGCAG GGCTCCTGGCACAGCGGATGTTCGTGATGCTGCCCTGCGGTGGCGTTGGG GTGGATACCGACACCATCTGGAACGAGCTGCACTCCTCCAACGCGGCCCGCTGGGCTGCCGGCAGCGTCACTGACCTCGCCTTCAAAGTGGCTTCCCGAGAGCTAAAG AACGGTTTTGCTGTGGTTCGGCCCCCAGGACACCATGCAGACCATTCCACAGCCAT ggGCTTCTGCTTCTTCAACTCAGTGGCCATCGCCTGCCGGCAGCTGCAACAACAGGGCAAGGCCAGCAAGATCCTCATTGTGGACTGG GACGTTCACCACGGCAACGGCACACAGCAGACCTTCTACCAGGACCCCAGCGTGCTCTACATCTCCCTTCATCGCCACGACGATGGCAACTTCTTCCCAGGCAGTGGGGCTGTGGATGAG GTGGGAGCTGGCAGCGGTGAGGGCTTCAATGTCAATGTGGCCTGGGCTGGAGGTCTGGACCCCCCAGTGGGGGATCCTGAGTACCTGGCCGCCTTCAG GATAGTCGTGATGCCCATCGCCCGGGAGTTCTCTCCGGACCTGGTCCTGGTGTCAGCTGGGTTCGATGCTGCCGAGGGTCACCCACCCCCACTGGGCGGCTACCACGTTTCCGCCAAAT GTTTTGGGTACATGACGCAGCAGCTGATGAGCCTGGCGGGAGGCGCGGTGGTGCTGGCCTTGGAGGGTGGCCACGATCTCACAGCCATCTGTGACGCCTCTGAGGCCTGTGTGGCTGCTCTTCTAGGCAACAAG GTGGATCCCCTCTCAGAAGAAGGCTGGAAACAGAAACCCAACCTCAATGCCATCCGCTCTCTGGAAGCTGTGATCCGGGTGCACA GTGAATACTGGGGCTGCATGCAGCGCCTGGCCTCCTGTCCAGACTCCTGGGTGCCCAGGGTGCCAGGGGCCGATGCAGAAGTGGAGGCAGTAACTGCACTGGCATCCCTCTCCGTGGGCATCCTGACTGAAGAGCG gacctcagagcagctggtggaggaggaagaaccCATGAATCTTTAG
- the HDAC7 gene encoding histone deacetylase 7 isoform X1, giving the protein MVTRGAGHREAGCAPTHGTQVSPGAHCPSPPGTGCPRPCADTPGPQPQPMDLRVGQRPPVEPPPEPTLLALQHPQRLHHHLFLAGLQTQRSAETMRVKIELPTHAAASSSDPAPLPPFSLPRPSPPSPTPRPSLGGRPSPQLSMDTPLPELQVGQQEQELRQLLNKDKSKRSAVASSVVKQKLAEVILKKQQAALERTVHPNSPSVPYRTLEPLETEGAARSMLSSFLPPVPSLPSDPPEHFPLRKTVSEPNLKLRYKPKKSLERRKNPLLRKESAPPSLRRRPAETLGDSSPSSSSTPASGCSSPNDSEHGPNPVLGSEALLGQRLRLQETSLAPFALLPTITLGLPAPARADGDRRTHATLGPRGPVLASPHAPLFLPHGLEPEAGGPLPSRLQPILLLDPSVSHAPLLTVPGLGPLPFHFAQSLLTTERPSGSGLHRPLSRTRSEPLPPSATAPPLLGPLQPRLERLKPHVQLIKRPAKPSEKPRLQQIPSAEDLETDGGGVGPLGDDGLEHRESSHGQHEARGPVPLQQHQQVYLWEQQRLAGRLPRGATGDSVLPPLAQGGHRPLSRAQSSPAAPASLPTPEPTSQARVLPSSETPARTLPFTTGLVYDSVMLKHQCSCGDNSRHPEHAGRIQSIWSRLLERGLRSQCESLRGRKASLEELQSVHSERHVLLYGTNPLSRLKLDNGKLAGLLAQRMFVMLPCGGVGVDTDTIWNELHSSNAARWAAGSVTDLAFKVASRELKNGFAVVRPPGHHADHSTAMGFCFFNSVAIACRQLQQQGKASKILIVDWDVHHGNGTQQTFYQDPSVLYISLHRHDDGNFFPGSGAVDEVGAGSGEGFNVNVAWAGGLDPPVGDPEYLAAFRIVVMPIAREFSPDLVLVSAGFDAAEGHPPPLGGYHVSAKCFGYMTQQLMSLAGGAVVLALEGGHDLTAICDASEACVAALLGNKVDPLSEEGWKQKPNLNAIRSLEAVIRVHSEYWGCMQRLASCPDSWVPRVPGADAEVEAVTALASLSVGILTEERTSEQLVEEEEPMNL; this is encoded by the exons ATGGTTACCAGGGGAGCTGGGCACAGAGAAGCTGGCTGTGCTCCCACGC ATGGGACCCAGGTGAGCCCGGGTGCCCACTGCCCCAGTCCCCCTGGCACAG gctgccccaggccctgcGCAGACACGCCAggccctcagccccagcccaTGGACCTGCGGGTGGGCCAGCGGCCCCCGGTGGAGCCCCCGCCGGAGCCCACGCTGCTGGCCCTGCAGCACCCCCAGCGCCTGCACCACCACCTcttcctggctggcctgcagacCCAGCGCTCGGCGGAGACCATGAGGGTAAAGATAGAGCTCCCCACGCACGCAGCGGCCTCAAGCTCAGACccggcacccctccctcccttcagccTCCCCAGACCCTCGCCTCCGTCTCCAACTCCTCGCCCCTCCCTGGGCGGCCGGCCCTCCCCACAGCTCTCAATGGACACGCCGTTGCCCGAGTTGCAGGTGGGGCAGCAGGAGCAGGAGCTGCGGCAGCTTCTCAATAAGGACAAGAGCAAGCGCA GTGCCGTAGCCAGCAGTGTGGTCAAGCAGAAGCTGGCAGAGGTGATTCTGAAGAAACAGCAGGCAGCCTTAGAGAGGACGGTCCATCCCAATAGCCCCAGCGTTCCCTACAG AACTCTTGAGCCCTTGGAGACGGAAGGAGCTGCCCGTTCCATGCTCAGCAGCTTCCTGCCTCCTGTACCCAGCCTGCCCAGCGACCCCCCAGAACACTTCCCTCTGCGTAAGACAG TCTCTGAGCCCAACCTGAAGCTGCGCTACAAGCCCAAAAAGTCCCTGGAGCGGAGGAAGAACCCGCTGCTGCGGAAGGAGAGCGCCCCGCCCAGCCTCCGGCGGCGGCCGGCAGAGACCCTCGGCG ACTCCTCCCCCAGTAGTAGCAGCACGCCGGCGTCAGGGTGCAGCTCCCCCAATGACAGCGAGCACGGCCCCAACCCGGTCCTGGGCTCCGAG GCGCTCTTGGGCCAGCGGCTGCGGCTGCAGGAGACCTCTCTGGCTCCGTTCGCCTTGCTGCCCACAATCACGCTGGGGCTGCCCGCCCCTGCCAGG GCTGATGGTGACCGCAGGACCCATGCGACTCTGGGCCCTCGGGGACCAGTCCTGGCGAGTCCCCATGCTCCCCTCTTCCTGCCCCATGGCCTGGAGCCCGAGGCTGGAGGCCCCCTGCCCTCTCGCCTGCAACCCATTCTCCTCCTGGATCCTTCGGTCTCTCACGCCCCCCTGCTGACTG TGCCCGGGCTTGGGCCCCTGCCCTTCCACTTTGCCCAGTCCTTACTGACCACCGAGCGGCCCTCCGGGTCAGGCCTCCACCGGCCACTGAGCCGGACCCGCTCAGAGCCCCTGCCCCCAAGCGCCACTGCCCCCCCACTGCTGGGCCCCCTGCAGCCCCGCCTGGAGCGGCTCAAACCTCATGTCCAGCTGATCAAG aggccagCCAAGCCGAGTGAGAAGCCGCGACTGCAGCAGATACCCTCGGCGGAGGACCTCGAGACAGATGGCGGGGGCGTGGGGCCGCTGGGGGATGACGGCCTGGAGCACAGGGAGTCCAGCCATGGGCAGCATGAGGCCCGAGGCCCTGTTCCTCTCCAGCAGCACCAGCAG GTGTACCTCTGGGAGCAGCAGCGACTGGCTGGGCGGCTCCCCCGGGGAGCCACTGGGGACTCCGTGCTGCCTCCCCTGGCCCAGGGCGGTCACCGGCCTCTGTCCAGGGCTCAGTCTTCCCCAGCCGCGCCTGCCTCCCTGCCAACCCCAGAGCCCACCAGCCAGGCCCGTGTCCTGCCCAGCTCAGAGACCCCTGCCCGGACCCTGCCCTTCACCACAG GGCTGGTCTATGACTCAGTAATGCTGAAGCACCAGTGCTCCTGCGGAGACAACAGCCGGCACCCGGAGCACGCGGGCCGCATCCAGAGCATCTGGTCCCGGCTGCTGGAGCGGGGGCTCCGGAGCCAGTGCGAG TCTCTACGGGGCCGGAAGGCCTCCCTGGAGGAGCTGCAGTCAGTGCACTCAGAGCGGCACGTGCTCCTCTACGGCACCAACCCGCTCAGCCGCCTCAAACTGGACAATGGGAAGCTGGCAG GGCTCCTGGCACAGCGGATGTTCGTGATGCTGCCCTGCGGTGGCGTTGGG GTGGATACCGACACCATCTGGAACGAGCTGCACTCCTCCAACGCGGCCCGCTGGGCTGCCGGCAGCGTCACTGACCTCGCCTTCAAAGTGGCTTCCCGAGAGCTAAAG AACGGTTTTGCTGTGGTTCGGCCCCCAGGACACCATGCAGACCATTCCACAGCCAT ggGCTTCTGCTTCTTCAACTCAGTGGCCATCGCCTGCCGGCAGCTGCAACAACAGGGCAAGGCCAGCAAGATCCTCATTGTGGACTGG GACGTTCACCACGGCAACGGCACACAGCAGACCTTCTACCAGGACCCCAGCGTGCTCTACATCTCCCTTCATCGCCACGACGATGGCAACTTCTTCCCAGGCAGTGGGGCTGTGGATGAG GTGGGAGCTGGCAGCGGTGAGGGCTTCAATGTCAATGTGGCCTGGGCTGGAGGTCTGGACCCCCCAGTGGGGGATCCTGAGTACCTGGCCGCCTTCAG GATAGTCGTGATGCCCATCGCCCGGGAGTTCTCTCCGGACCTGGTCCTGGTGTCAGCTGGGTTCGATGCTGCCGAGGGTCACCCACCCCCACTGGGCGGCTACCACGTTTCCGCCAAAT GTTTTGGGTACATGACGCAGCAGCTGATGAGCCTGGCGGGAGGCGCGGTGGTGCTGGCCTTGGAGGGTGGCCACGATCTCACAGCCATCTGTGACGCCTCTGAGGCCTGTGTGGCTGCTCTTCTAGGCAACAAG GTGGATCCCCTCTCAGAAGAAGGCTGGAAACAGAAACCCAACCTCAATGCCATCCGCTCTCTGGAAGCTGTGATCCGGGTGCACA GTGAATACTGGGGCTGCATGCAGCGCCTGGCCTCCTGTCCAGACTCCTGGGTGCCCAGGGTGCCAGGGGCCGATGCAGAAGTGGAGGCAGTAACTGCACTGGCATCCCTCTCCGTGGGCATCCTGACTGAAGAGCG gacctcagagcagctggtggaggaggaagaaccCATGAATCTTTAG
- the HDAC7 gene encoding histone deacetylase 7 isoform X6, with amino-acid sequence MLNFLFQGLVLREQGSEDGTQVSPGAHCPSPPGTGCPRPCADTPGPQPQPMDLRVGQRPPVEPPPEPTLLALQHPQRLHHHLFLAGLQTQRSAETMRVKIELPTHAAASSSDPAPLPPFSLPRPSPPSPTPRPSLGGRPSPQLSMDTPLPELQVGQQEQELRQLLNKDKSKRSAVASSVVKQKLAEVILKKQQAALERTVHPNSPSVPYRTLEPLETEGAARSMLSSFLPPVPSLPSDPPEHFPLRKTVSEPNLKLRYKPKKSLERRKNPLLRKESAPPSLRRRPAETLGDSSPSSSSTPASGCSSPNDSEHGPNPVLGSEALLGQRLRLQETSLAPFALLPTITLGLPAPARADGDRRTHATLGPRGPVLASPHAPLFLPHGLEPEAGGPLPSRLQPILLLDPSVSHAPLLTVPGLGPLPFHFAQSLLTTERPSGSGLHRPLSRTRSEPLPPSATAPPLLGPLQPRLERLKPHVQLIKRPAKPSEKPRLQQIPSAEDLETDGGGVGPLGDDGLEHRESSHGQHEARGPVPLQQHQQVYLWEQQRLAGRLPRGATGDSVLPPLAQGGHRPLSRAQSSPAAPASLPTPEPTSQARVLPSSETPARTLPFTTGLVYDSVMLKHQCSCGDNSRHPEHAGRIQSIWSRLLERGLRSQCESLRGRKASLEELQSVHSERHVLLYGTNPLSRLKLDNGKLAGLLAQRMFVMLPCGGVGVDTDTIWNELHSSNAARWAAGSVTDLAFKVASRELKNGFAVVRPPGHHADHSTAMGFCFFNSVAIACRQLQQQGKASKILIVDWDVHHGNGTQQTFYQDPSVLYISLHRHDDGNFFPGSGAVDEVGAGSGEGFNVNVAWAGGLDPPVGDPEYLAAFRIVVMPIAREFSPDLVLVSAGFDAAEGHPPPLGGYHVSAKCFGYMTQQLMSLAGGAVVLALEGGHDLTAICDASEACVAALLGNKVDPLSEEGWKQKPNLNAIRSLEAVIRVHSEYWGCMQRLASCPDSWVPRVPGADAEVEAVTALASLSVGILTEERTSEQLVEEEEPMNL; translated from the exons ATGCTGAACTTCCTGTTTCAGGGATTGGTGCTCCGGGAACAGGGGAGTGAGG ATGGGACCCAGGTGAGCCCGGGTGCCCACTGCCCCAGTCCCCCTGGCACAG gctgccccaggccctgcGCAGACACGCCAggccctcagccccagcccaTGGACCTGCGGGTGGGCCAGCGGCCCCCGGTGGAGCCCCCGCCGGAGCCCACGCTGCTGGCCCTGCAGCACCCCCAGCGCCTGCACCACCACCTcttcctggctggcctgcagacCCAGCGCTCGGCGGAGACCATGAGGGTAAAGATAGAGCTCCCCACGCACGCAGCGGCCTCAAGCTCAGACccggcacccctccctcccttcagccTCCCCAGACCCTCGCCTCCGTCTCCAACTCCTCGCCCCTCCCTGGGCGGCCGGCCCTCCCCACAGCTCTCAATGGACACGCCGTTGCCCGAGTTGCAGGTGGGGCAGCAGGAGCAGGAGCTGCGGCAGCTTCTCAATAAGGACAAGAGCAAGCGCA GTGCCGTAGCCAGCAGTGTGGTCAAGCAGAAGCTGGCAGAGGTGATTCTGAAGAAACAGCAGGCAGCCTTAGAGAGGACGGTCCATCCCAATAGCCCCAGCGTTCCCTACAG AACTCTTGAGCCCTTGGAGACGGAAGGAGCTGCCCGTTCCATGCTCAGCAGCTTCCTGCCTCCTGTACCCAGCCTGCCCAGCGACCCCCCAGAACACTTCCCTCTGCGTAAGACAG TCTCTGAGCCCAACCTGAAGCTGCGCTACAAGCCCAAAAAGTCCCTGGAGCGGAGGAAGAACCCGCTGCTGCGGAAGGAGAGCGCCCCGCCCAGCCTCCGGCGGCGGCCGGCAGAGACCCTCGGCG ACTCCTCCCCCAGTAGTAGCAGCACGCCGGCGTCAGGGTGCAGCTCCCCCAATGACAGCGAGCACGGCCCCAACCCGGTCCTGGGCTCCGAG GCGCTCTTGGGCCAGCGGCTGCGGCTGCAGGAGACCTCTCTGGCTCCGTTCGCCTTGCTGCCCACAATCACGCTGGGGCTGCCCGCCCCTGCCAGG GCTGATGGTGACCGCAGGACCCATGCGACTCTGGGCCCTCGGGGACCAGTCCTGGCGAGTCCCCATGCTCCCCTCTTCCTGCCCCATGGCCTGGAGCCCGAGGCTGGAGGCCCCCTGCCCTCTCGCCTGCAACCCATTCTCCTCCTGGATCCTTCGGTCTCTCACGCCCCCCTGCTGACTG TGCCCGGGCTTGGGCCCCTGCCCTTCCACTTTGCCCAGTCCTTACTGACCACCGAGCGGCCCTCCGGGTCAGGCCTCCACCGGCCACTGAGCCGGACCCGCTCAGAGCCCCTGCCCCCAAGCGCCACTGCCCCCCCACTGCTGGGCCCCCTGCAGCCCCGCCTGGAGCGGCTCAAACCTCATGTCCAGCTGATCAAG aggccagCCAAGCCGAGTGAGAAGCCGCGACTGCAGCAGATACCCTCGGCGGAGGACCTCGAGACAGATGGCGGGGGCGTGGGGCCGCTGGGGGATGACGGCCTGGAGCACAGGGAGTCCAGCCATGGGCAGCATGAGGCCCGAGGCCCTGTTCCTCTCCAGCAGCACCAGCAG GTGTACCTCTGGGAGCAGCAGCGACTGGCTGGGCGGCTCCCCCGGGGAGCCACTGGGGACTCCGTGCTGCCTCCCCTGGCCCAGGGCGGTCACCGGCCTCTGTCCAGGGCTCAGTCTTCCCCAGCCGCGCCTGCCTCCCTGCCAACCCCAGAGCCCACCAGCCAGGCCCGTGTCCTGCCCAGCTCAGAGACCCCTGCCCGGACCCTGCCCTTCACCACAG GGCTGGTCTATGACTCAGTAATGCTGAAGCACCAGTGCTCCTGCGGAGACAACAGCCGGCACCCGGAGCACGCGGGCCGCATCCAGAGCATCTGGTCCCGGCTGCTGGAGCGGGGGCTCCGGAGCCAGTGCGAG TCTCTACGGGGCCGGAAGGCCTCCCTGGAGGAGCTGCAGTCAGTGCACTCAGAGCGGCACGTGCTCCTCTACGGCACCAACCCGCTCAGCCGCCTCAAACTGGACAATGGGAAGCTGGCAG GGCTCCTGGCACAGCGGATGTTCGTGATGCTGCCCTGCGGTGGCGTTGGG GTGGATACCGACACCATCTGGAACGAGCTGCACTCCTCCAACGCGGCCCGCTGGGCTGCCGGCAGCGTCACTGACCTCGCCTTCAAAGTGGCTTCCCGAGAGCTAAAG AACGGTTTTGCTGTGGTTCGGCCCCCAGGACACCATGCAGACCATTCCACAGCCAT ggGCTTCTGCTTCTTCAACTCAGTGGCCATCGCCTGCCGGCAGCTGCAACAACAGGGCAAGGCCAGCAAGATCCTCATTGTGGACTGG GACGTTCACCACGGCAACGGCACACAGCAGACCTTCTACCAGGACCCCAGCGTGCTCTACATCTCCCTTCATCGCCACGACGATGGCAACTTCTTCCCAGGCAGTGGGGCTGTGGATGAG GTGGGAGCTGGCAGCGGTGAGGGCTTCAATGTCAATGTGGCCTGGGCTGGAGGTCTGGACCCCCCAGTGGGGGATCCTGAGTACCTGGCCGCCTTCAG GATAGTCGTGATGCCCATCGCCCGGGAGTTCTCTCCGGACCTGGTCCTGGTGTCAGCTGGGTTCGATGCTGCCGAGGGTCACCCACCCCCACTGGGCGGCTACCACGTTTCCGCCAAAT GTTTTGGGTACATGACGCAGCAGCTGATGAGCCTGGCGGGAGGCGCGGTGGTGCTGGCCTTGGAGGGTGGCCACGATCTCACAGCCATCTGTGACGCCTCTGAGGCCTGTGTGGCTGCTCTTCTAGGCAACAAG GTGGATCCCCTCTCAGAAGAAGGCTGGAAACAGAAACCCAACCTCAATGCCATCCGCTCTCTGGAAGCTGTGATCCGGGTGCACA GTGAATACTGGGGCTGCATGCAGCGCCTGGCCTCCTGTCCAGACTCCTGGGTGCCCAGGGTGCCAGGGGCCGATGCAGAAGTGGAGGCAGTAACTGCACTGGCATCCCTCTCCGTGGGCATCCTGACTGAAGAGCG gacctcagagcagctggtggaggaggaagaaccCATGAATCTTTAG